Proteins from one Porites lutea chromosome 3, jaPorLute2.1, whole genome shotgun sequence genomic window:
- the LOC140931663 gene encoding uncharacterized protein, whose translation MPNLICHLTIAAVFCLHVEDDERYACWRSISWNMHIEKIAKKIASGIGVIKRYRPFVNRTTLESVFNALVQPYFNYCSKVWGNCNKSLSNKLQKLQNWAARILTFSSYDTSADPLLEQLNWKRLDTQRQIQVATMVYKSIHGLAPDYLGSLFTKYNTPYNLRNSENKLAVPLPPTNFLKNSFSYNGAVIWNSLPPELRQTKSLKSFRNGCRDFFD comes from the exons ATGCCCAATTTAATTTGCCACCTAACCATTGCGGCTGTATTTTGCTTGCACGTTGAGGACGACG AGCGGTATGCATGCTGGAGGTCAATTTCATGGAAtatgcacattgaaaaaatagccaagaaaatcgcatcgggcattggagtaattaaacgttataggccttttgttaatcgaaccacattGGAGTCCGTTTTCAATGCCTTAGTTCAACCTTACTTTAATTACTGCAGCAAGGTCTGGGGGAattgtaacaaaagtctttcaaataagctccaaaagttgcaaaactgggctgcccgtattctaaccttctccagttatgacacaagcgctgatcctcttcttgagcaactcaactggaaacggttggatactcagcgacaaatacaagtggccaccatggtctataaatctatacatggtcttgcgcccgactatcttggttctcttttcactaaatataatacaccttataatttaaggaactctgaaaacaaactagctgttccattgccccccaccaatttcttgaaaaatagctttagctataatggtgcggttatctggaacagcttgccccctgaattgcggcaaacaaaatcacttaaatcttttcgaaatggttgtcgcgatttctttgactga